In Escherichia ruysiae, a genomic segment contains:
- the rfbB gene encoding dTDP-glucose 4,6-dehydratase, with the protein MKILVTGGAGFIGSAVVRHIINNTQDSVVNVDKLTYAGNLESLAEVSDSERYAFEHADICDAVAMARIFAQHQPDAVMHLAAESHVDRSITGPAAFIETNIVGTYVLLEAARNYWSALNDEKKKSFRFHHISTDEVYGDLPHPDEVNNNEALPLFTETTAYAPSSPYSASKASSDHLVRAWKRTYGLPTIVTNCSNNYGPYHFPEKLIPLVILNALEGKALPIYGNGDQIRDWLYVEDHARALYTVVTEGKAGETYNIGGHNEKKNIDVVLTICDLLDEIVPKEKSYREQITYVADRPGHDRRYAIDADKINHELGWKPQETFESGIRKTVEWYLANTNWVENVKSGAYQSWIEQNYEGRQ; encoded by the coding sequence GTGAAGATACTTGTAACTGGTGGCGCAGGGTTTATTGGCTCTGCTGTAGTTCGTCACATTATAAATAATACGCAGGACAGTGTTGTTAATGTCGATAAATTGACTTACGCCGGAAACCTGGAATCACTCGCTGAAGTTTCTGATTCTGAACGTTATGCATTTGAGCATGCAGATATCTGCGATGCCGTAGCTATGGCGCGTATTTTCGCACAGCACCAGCCAGACGCGGTGATGCACCTGGCGGCAGAGAGCCACGTTGACCGTTCAATAACTGGCCCTGCGGCATTTATTGAAACCAATATTGTGGGTACATATGTTCTTTTAGAAGCGGCGCGCAATTACTGGTCTGCTCTGAATGATGAAAAGAAAAAAAGTTTCCGCTTTCATCATATTTCTACTGATGAAGTGTATGGCGATTTACCCCATCCGGATGAAGTAAATAATAACGAAGCGTTACCGCTATTTACGGAAACGACAGCCTACGCGCCAAGTAGCCCGTATTCTGCTTCTAAAGCTTCCAGCGATCATTTGGTACGCGCATGGAAGCGGACTTATGGTTTACCGACCATTGTGACTAATTGCTCTAACAATTATGGTCCTTATCATTTCCCGGAAAAACTTATTCCATTGGTTATTCTGAATGCTCTGGAAGGTAAGGCATTACCTATTTATGGCAATGGGGATCAAATTCGCGACTGGTTGTATGTAGAGGATCATGCTCGTGCGTTATATACCGTCGTAACCGAAGGTAAAGCGGGTGAAACGTATAACATTGGTGGACACAACGAAAAGAAAAACATCGATGTAGTGCTCACAATTTGTGATTTGCTGGATGAGATTGTACCGAAAGAGAAATCTTATCGTGAGCAAATTACTTATGTTGCTGATCGTCCAGGGCATGATCGCCGTTATGCAATCGATGCCGATAAAATTAACCACGAATTGGGCTGGAAACCGCAAGAAACGTTTGAGAGCGGTATTCGCAAAACGGTGGAATGGTATCTGGCTAATACAAATTGGGTTGAGAATGTGAAAAGTGGTGCTTATCAGTCGTGGATTGAACAAAACTATGAGGGCCGCCAGTAA
- the galF gene encoding UTP--glucose-1-phosphate uridylyltransferase GalF, whose product MTNLKAVIPVAGLGMHMLPATKAIPKEMLPIVDKPMIQYIVDEIVAAGIKEILLVTHASKNAVENHFDTSYELESLLELRVKRQLLAEVQSICPPGVTIMNVRQGEPLGLGHSILCARPAIGDNPFVVVLPDVVIDDASADPLRYNLAAMIARFNETGRSQVLAKRMPGDLSEYSVIQTKEPLDREGKVSRIVEFIEKPDQPQTLDSDIMAVGRYVLSADIWPELERTQPGAWGRIQLTDAIAELAKKQSVDAMLMTGDSYDCGKKMGYMQAFVKYGLRNLKEGAKFRKGIEKLLSE is encoded by the coding sequence ATGACGAATTTAAAAGCAGTTATTCCTGTAGCGGGTCTTGGGATGCATATGTTGCCTGCCACTAAGGCGATTCCTAAAGAGATGCTACCCATCGTCGATAAGCCAATGATTCAGTACATTGTTGACGAGATTGTGGCTGCAGGAATCAAAGAAATCCTCCTGGTAACTCATGCGTCTAAAAACGCGGTCGAAAACCACTTCGACACCTCTTATGAATTAGAATCTCTCCTTGAGCTGCGCGTGAAGCGACAGCTGCTGGCAGAAGTGCAGTCCATCTGCCCACCGGGTGTGACCATTATGAACGTGCGTCAGGGCGAACCATTAGGTTTAGGCCACTCCATTTTGTGTGCCCGGCCGGCTATTGGTGATAATCCATTTGTCGTCGTACTACCCGATGTGGTTATTGATGATGCCAGCGCCGATCCGTTACGTTACAACCTTGCCGCAATGATTGCGCGCTTCAATGAAACTGGTCGCAGTCAGGTATTGGCAAAACGTATGCCGGGTGACCTCTCTGAATACTCCGTCATCCAGACTAAAGAGCCGTTGGATCGCGAAGGTAAAGTCAGCCGCATCGTTGAATTTATCGAAAAACCCGATCAGCCGCAGACGCTGGACTCAGACATTATGGCCGTAGGTCGTTATGTGCTTTCTGCCGATATTTGGCCGGAACTGGAACGTACTCAGCCTGGTGCATGGGGACGAATTCAGCTGACTGATGCCATTGCTGAGCTGGCGAAAAAACAGTCCGTTGACGCAATGCTGATGACTGGTGACAGCTACGACTGTGGTAAAAAAATGGGTTATATGCAGGCGTTTGTGAAGTATGGACTACGCAACCTGAAAGAAGGGGCGAAGTTCCGTAAAGGTATTGAGAAGCTGTTAAGCGAATAA